A region from the Bubalus kerabau isolate K-KA32 ecotype Philippines breed swamp buffalo chromosome 12, PCC_UOA_SB_1v2, whole genome shotgun sequence genome encodes:
- the LOC129624076 gene encoding protocadherin-8 isoform X2, giving the protein MSPARRGGSPCLFPLQLFSLCWVLSVAQSKTVRYSTFEEDAPGTVIGTLAEDLHMKVSGDTSFRLMKQFNSSLIRVREGDGQLTVGDAGLDRERLCGQAPQCVLAFDVVSFSQEQFRLVHVEVSVRDINDHAPRFPRAQIPVEVSEGAAVGTRIPLEVPVDEDVGANGLQSVRLAEPHSPFRVELQTRADGAQCADLVLLQELDRESQATYSLGLVAQDGGRPPRSATAALSVRVLDANDHSPAFPQGAVAEVELAEDAPVGSLLLDLDAADPDEGPNGDVVFAFGARTPPEARRLFRLDPRSGRLTLAGPVDYERQDTYELDVRAQDRGPGPRAATCKVIVRLRDVNDNAPDISITPLAAPGAPAASPFPAAAAALGGAEATSSTGPGTPEAGAVSLVPEGAARESLVALVSTSDRDSGANGQVRCALYGHEHFRLQPAYAGSYLVVTAASLDRERISEYNLTLVAEDRGAPPLRTVRPYTVRVGDENDNAPLFTRPVYEVSVRENNPPGAYLATVAARDPDLGRNGQVTYRLLEAEVGRAGGAVSTYVSVDPATGAIYALRSFDYETLRQLDVRIQASDGGSPQLSSSALVQVRVLDQNDHAPILVHPAPANGSLEVAVPGRTAKDTAVARVQARDADEGANGELAFDLLQQEPREAFAIGRRTGEIVLTGDLSQEPPGRVFRALLVISDGGRPPLSTTATVSFVVTAGGGRGLASPAGAGNPERSRPPGSRLATSGPALQWDTPLIIIIVLAGSCTLLLAAIIAIATTCNRRKKEPYGASPGFGKEPAPPVAVWKGHSFNTISGREAEKFSGKDSGKGDSDFNDSDSDISGDALKKDLINHMQSGLWACTAECKILGHSDRCWSPSCAGGPSTHASTHPPAQMSTFCKSTSLPRDPLRRDSYYQAQLPKTVGLQSVYEKVLHRDYDRTATLLSPPRPGRLPDLQEIGVPLYQSPPGRYLSPKKEANENV; this is encoded by the exons ATGAGTCCAGCCAGGCGCGGGGGCAGCCCCTGCCTTTTCCCCTTGCAGCTCTTCAGCCTCTGCTGGGTGCTCTCGGTGGCCCAGAGCAAGACTGTGAGATACAGCACCTTCGAGGAGGATGCCCCCGGCACGGTCATCGGGACCCTGGCCGAAGACCTGCATATGAAAGTGTCCGGAGACACAAGCTTCCGCCTGATGAAGCAGTTCAACAGCTCGCTGATCCGAGTGCGCGAGGGCGACGGGCAGCTGACCGTCGGGGACGCGGGCCTGGACCGAGAGCGGCTGTGCGGCCAGGCCCCTCAGTGCGTGCTGGCCTTCGACGTGGTCAGCTTCTCCCAGGAGCAGTTCCGGCTGGTGCACGTGGAGGTGTCGGTGAGGGACATCAACGACCATGCTCCGCGCTTCCCCCGGGCCCAGATTCCCGTGGAGGTGTCCGAGGGCGCGGCTGTGGGCACGCGCATCCCCCTGGAGGTGCCCGTGGACGAGGACGTGGGCGCCAACGGGCTGCAAAGCGTGCGCCTGGCAGAGCCCCACAGCCCCTTCCGCGTGGAGCTGCAGACGCGCGCGGACGGTGCCCAGTGCGCCGACTTGGTGCTGCTGCAGGAGCTGGACCGCGAGAGCCAGGCCACTTACAGCCTGGGGCTGGTGGCCCAGGACGGCGGCCGCCCGCCGCGCTCCGCCACGGCCGCCCTCAGCGTGCGCGTGCTGGACGCCAACGACCACAGCCCGGCCTTCCCGCAGGGTGCCGTGGCGGAAGTGGAGCTGGCTGAGGACGCGCCGGTGGGCTCGCTCCTGCTAGACCTGGACGCGGCGGACCCCGACGAGGGCCCCAACGGCGACGTGGTGTTCGCCTTCGGGGCCCGCACCCCGCCCGAGGCGCGCCGCCTCTTCCGCCTGGACCCGCGCTCCGGCCGCCTCACCCTGGCGGGGCCCGTGGACTACGAGCGCCAGGACACTTACGAACTGGACGTGCGGGCGCAGGACCGCGGCCCCGGGCCCCGCGCCGCCACCTGCAAGGTTATCGTGCGCCTCCGCGACGTCAATGACAACGCTCCGGACATCTCCATCACCCCGCTGGCCGCCCCGGGCGCGCCTGCTGCCTCGCCcttccccgccgccgccgccgctcttGGGGGAGCGGAGGCCACCTCGTCGACCGGGCCTGGGACGCCGGAGGCGGGCGCCGTCTCGCTGGTGCCGGAGGGGGCGGCGCGCGAGAGCCTGGTGGCGCTGGTCAGCACCTCGGACAGGGACTCGGGAGCCAACGGGCAGGTGCGTTGCGCCCTCTACGGGCACGAGCACTTCCGGCTGCAGCCGGCCTACGCAGGCAGCTACCTGGTGGTGACCGCGGCGTCCCTGGACCGCGAGCGCATCTCCGAGTACAACCTGACGCTGGTGGCCGAGGACCGCGGCGCGCCCCCGCTGCGCACAGTGCGGCCCTACACGGTGCGCGTGGGCGACGAGAACGACAACGCGCCGCTCTTCACACGGCCAGTCTATGAGGTGTCAGTGCGCGAGAACAACCCGCCCGGGGCCTACTTGGCCACGGTGGCCGCCAGGGACCCGGACCTGGGCCGCAACGGCCAGGTCACCTACCGGCTGCTGGAGGCCGAGGTGGGCCGGGCTGGGGGCGCCGTGTCCACCTACGTCTCCGTGGACCCAGCGACAGGGGCCATCTACGCGCTGCGCAGCTTCGACTACGAGACGCTTCGCCAGCTCGACGTGCGCATCCAGGCGAGCGACGGGGGCTCCCCTCAGCTCTCCAGCAGTGCCCTGGTGCAAGTGCGGGTGCTGGACCAGAACGACCACGCCCCGATCCTGGTGCACCCGGCGCCCGCCAACGGTTCCCTGGAAGTGGCGGTCCCCGGGCGCACAGCGAAGGACACGGCGGTGGCGCGCGTGCAGGCCCGGGACGCAGACGAGGGTGCCAACGGGGAGCTGGCTTTCGACCTGCTGCAGCAGGAGCCGCGAGAAGCCTTCGCCATCGGCCGCCGCACCGGGGAGATCGTGCTCACCGGCGACCTCTCTCAGGAGCCGCCCGGCCGAGTCTTCCGGGCGCTGCTGGTCATATCCGACGGCGGTCGCCCCCCACTCTCCACCACCGCCACCGTCAGCTTCGTGGTGACGGCGGGCGGCGGACGCGGGCTGGCGTCGCCGGCAGGCGCGGGGAACCCGGAGCGCTCTCGCCCGCCCGGCTCGCGGCTCGCGACGTCGGGGCCGGCGCTGCAGTGGGACACGCCGCTGATCATCATCATCGTGCTGGCCGGGAGCTGCACGTTGCTGCTGGCCGCCATCATCGCCATCGCCACCACCTGCAACCGCCGCAAGAAGGAG CCCTACGGCGCCTCCCCCGGCTTCGGCAAGGAGCCGGCGCCCCCTGTGGCTGTCTGGAAGGGACATTCCTTCAACACCATCTCCGGCCGGGAAGCGGAGAAGTTCAGCGGCAAAGACAGCGGGAAAGGGGACAGTGATTTCAACGACAGCGATTCCGACATCAGCGGGGACGCTCTGAAGAAGGACCTCATCAACCACATGCAGAGCG GCTTGTGGGCCTGCACCGCGGAGTGTAAGATCCTGGGCCACTCTGACCGCTGCTGGAGCCCCTCCTGCGCTGGAGGGCCCAGTACACACGCCTCGACTCACCCCCCAGCCCAGATGTCAACCTTCTGCAAGAGCACGTCCCTGCCCCGGGATCCTCTGCGCAGAGACAGTTACTACCAGGCCCAGCTGCCCAAGACCGTGGGACTGCAGAGCGTCTACGAGAAGGTGCTGCACAGAGACTATGACAGAACAGCCACTCTGCTCTCCCCACCTCGGCCAGGGAGGCTCCCAGACTTGCAGGAGATCGGGGTGCCCTTGTATCAGTCCCCCCCTGGCAGGTACCTGTCCCCAAAGAAGGAAGCCAATGAAAATGTGTAA
- the LOC129624076 gene encoding protocadherin-8 isoform X1, protein MSPARRGGSPCLFPLQLFSLCWVLSVAQSKTVRYSTFEEDAPGTVIGTLAEDLHMKVSGDTSFRLMKQFNSSLIRVREGDGQLTVGDAGLDRERLCGQAPQCVLAFDVVSFSQEQFRLVHVEVSVRDINDHAPRFPRAQIPVEVSEGAAVGTRIPLEVPVDEDVGANGLQSVRLAEPHSPFRVELQTRADGAQCADLVLLQELDRESQATYSLGLVAQDGGRPPRSATAALSVRVLDANDHSPAFPQGAVAEVELAEDAPVGSLLLDLDAADPDEGPNGDVVFAFGARTPPEARRLFRLDPRSGRLTLAGPVDYERQDTYELDVRAQDRGPGPRAATCKVIVRLRDVNDNAPDISITPLAAPGAPAASPFPAAAAALGGAEATSSTGPGTPEAGAVSLVPEGAARESLVALVSTSDRDSGANGQVRCALYGHEHFRLQPAYAGSYLVVTAASLDRERISEYNLTLVAEDRGAPPLRTVRPYTVRVGDENDNAPLFTRPVYEVSVRENNPPGAYLATVAARDPDLGRNGQVTYRLLEAEVGRAGGAVSTYVSVDPATGAIYALRSFDYETLRQLDVRIQASDGGSPQLSSSALVQVRVLDQNDHAPILVHPAPANGSLEVAVPGRTAKDTAVARVQARDADEGANGELAFDLLQQEPREAFAIGRRTGEIVLTGDLSQEPPGRVFRALLVISDGGRPPLSTTATVSFVVTAGGGRGLASPAGAGNPERSRPPGSRLATSGPALQWDTPLIIIIVLAGSCTLLLAAIIAIATTCNRRKKEVRKGGPRREERPGAAGGVASAPGSPEEAARGAGPRPNMFDVLTFPGSGKAPFGSPAADAPPPAVAAAAEVPGSEGGGATGESACHFEGQQRLRGAHAEPYGASPGFGKEPAPPVAVWKGHSFNTISGREAEKFSGKDSGKGDSDFNDSDSDISGDALKKDLINHMQSGLWACTAECKILGHSDRCWSPSCAGGPSTHASTHPPAQMSTFCKSTSLPRDPLRRDSYYQAQLPKTVGLQSVYEKVLHRDYDRTATLLSPPRPGRLPDLQEIGVPLYQSPPGRYLSPKKEANENV, encoded by the exons ATGAGTCCAGCCAGGCGCGGGGGCAGCCCCTGCCTTTTCCCCTTGCAGCTCTTCAGCCTCTGCTGGGTGCTCTCGGTGGCCCAGAGCAAGACTGTGAGATACAGCACCTTCGAGGAGGATGCCCCCGGCACGGTCATCGGGACCCTGGCCGAAGACCTGCATATGAAAGTGTCCGGAGACACAAGCTTCCGCCTGATGAAGCAGTTCAACAGCTCGCTGATCCGAGTGCGCGAGGGCGACGGGCAGCTGACCGTCGGGGACGCGGGCCTGGACCGAGAGCGGCTGTGCGGCCAGGCCCCTCAGTGCGTGCTGGCCTTCGACGTGGTCAGCTTCTCCCAGGAGCAGTTCCGGCTGGTGCACGTGGAGGTGTCGGTGAGGGACATCAACGACCATGCTCCGCGCTTCCCCCGGGCCCAGATTCCCGTGGAGGTGTCCGAGGGCGCGGCTGTGGGCACGCGCATCCCCCTGGAGGTGCCCGTGGACGAGGACGTGGGCGCCAACGGGCTGCAAAGCGTGCGCCTGGCAGAGCCCCACAGCCCCTTCCGCGTGGAGCTGCAGACGCGCGCGGACGGTGCCCAGTGCGCCGACTTGGTGCTGCTGCAGGAGCTGGACCGCGAGAGCCAGGCCACTTACAGCCTGGGGCTGGTGGCCCAGGACGGCGGCCGCCCGCCGCGCTCCGCCACGGCCGCCCTCAGCGTGCGCGTGCTGGACGCCAACGACCACAGCCCGGCCTTCCCGCAGGGTGCCGTGGCGGAAGTGGAGCTGGCTGAGGACGCGCCGGTGGGCTCGCTCCTGCTAGACCTGGACGCGGCGGACCCCGACGAGGGCCCCAACGGCGACGTGGTGTTCGCCTTCGGGGCCCGCACCCCGCCCGAGGCGCGCCGCCTCTTCCGCCTGGACCCGCGCTCCGGCCGCCTCACCCTGGCGGGGCCCGTGGACTACGAGCGCCAGGACACTTACGAACTGGACGTGCGGGCGCAGGACCGCGGCCCCGGGCCCCGCGCCGCCACCTGCAAGGTTATCGTGCGCCTCCGCGACGTCAATGACAACGCTCCGGACATCTCCATCACCCCGCTGGCCGCCCCGGGCGCGCCTGCTGCCTCGCCcttccccgccgccgccgccgctcttGGGGGAGCGGAGGCCACCTCGTCGACCGGGCCTGGGACGCCGGAGGCGGGCGCCGTCTCGCTGGTGCCGGAGGGGGCGGCGCGCGAGAGCCTGGTGGCGCTGGTCAGCACCTCGGACAGGGACTCGGGAGCCAACGGGCAGGTGCGTTGCGCCCTCTACGGGCACGAGCACTTCCGGCTGCAGCCGGCCTACGCAGGCAGCTACCTGGTGGTGACCGCGGCGTCCCTGGACCGCGAGCGCATCTCCGAGTACAACCTGACGCTGGTGGCCGAGGACCGCGGCGCGCCCCCGCTGCGCACAGTGCGGCCCTACACGGTGCGCGTGGGCGACGAGAACGACAACGCGCCGCTCTTCACACGGCCAGTCTATGAGGTGTCAGTGCGCGAGAACAACCCGCCCGGGGCCTACTTGGCCACGGTGGCCGCCAGGGACCCGGACCTGGGCCGCAACGGCCAGGTCACCTACCGGCTGCTGGAGGCCGAGGTGGGCCGGGCTGGGGGCGCCGTGTCCACCTACGTCTCCGTGGACCCAGCGACAGGGGCCATCTACGCGCTGCGCAGCTTCGACTACGAGACGCTTCGCCAGCTCGACGTGCGCATCCAGGCGAGCGACGGGGGCTCCCCTCAGCTCTCCAGCAGTGCCCTGGTGCAAGTGCGGGTGCTGGACCAGAACGACCACGCCCCGATCCTGGTGCACCCGGCGCCCGCCAACGGTTCCCTGGAAGTGGCGGTCCCCGGGCGCACAGCGAAGGACACGGCGGTGGCGCGCGTGCAGGCCCGGGACGCAGACGAGGGTGCCAACGGGGAGCTGGCTTTCGACCTGCTGCAGCAGGAGCCGCGAGAAGCCTTCGCCATCGGCCGCCGCACCGGGGAGATCGTGCTCACCGGCGACCTCTCTCAGGAGCCGCCCGGCCGAGTCTTCCGGGCGCTGCTGGTCATATCCGACGGCGGTCGCCCCCCACTCTCCACCACCGCCACCGTCAGCTTCGTGGTGACGGCGGGCGGCGGACGCGGGCTGGCGTCGCCGGCAGGCGCGGGGAACCCGGAGCGCTCTCGCCCGCCCGGCTCGCGGCTCGCGACGTCGGGGCCGGCGCTGCAGTGGGACACGCCGCTGATCATCATCATCGTGCTGGCCGGGAGCTGCACGTTGCTGCTGGCCGCCATCATCGCCATCGCCACCACCTGCAACCGCCGCAAGAAGGAGGTGCGCAAAGGGGGGCCCCGCCGGGAAGAGCGGCCCGGGGCGGCGGGCGGCGTAGCCTCGGCTCCCGGCTCCCCGGAGGAGGCCGCTCGGGGAGCCGGGCCCAGGCCCAACATGTTCGACGTGCTCACCTTCCCTGGCAGCGGCAAAGCGCCCTTTGGCAGCCCCGCGGCCGACGCGCCCCCGCCCGCGGTCGCCGCCGCGGCCGAAGTGCCGGGCTCGGAGGGCGGCGGTGCCACCGGGGAAAGCGCCTGTCACTTCGAGGGGCAGCAGCGGCTCCGCGGCGCGCACGCCGAG CCCTACGGCGCCTCCCCCGGCTTCGGCAAGGAGCCGGCGCCCCCTGTGGCTGTCTGGAAGGGACATTCCTTCAACACCATCTCCGGCCGGGAAGCGGAGAAGTTCAGCGGCAAAGACAGCGGGAAAGGGGACAGTGATTTCAACGACAGCGATTCCGACATCAGCGGGGACGCTCTGAAGAAGGACCTCATCAACCACATGCAGAGCG GCTTGTGGGCCTGCACCGCGGAGTGTAAGATCCTGGGCCACTCTGACCGCTGCTGGAGCCCCTCCTGCGCTGGAGGGCCCAGTACACACGCCTCGACTCACCCCCCAGCCCAGATGTCAACCTTCTGCAAGAGCACGTCCCTGCCCCGGGATCCTCTGCGCAGAGACAGTTACTACCAGGCCCAGCTGCCCAAGACCGTGGGACTGCAGAGCGTCTACGAGAAGGTGCTGCACAGAGACTATGACAGAACAGCCACTCTGCTCTCCCCACCTCGGCCAGGGAGGCTCCCAGACTTGCAGGAGATCGGGGTGCCCTTGTATCAGTCCCCCCCTGGCAGGTACCTGTCCCCAAAGAAGGAAGCCAATGAAAATGTGTAA